A portion of the Lolium rigidum isolate FL_2022 chromosome 1, APGP_CSIRO_Lrig_0.1, whole genome shotgun sequence genome contains these proteins:
- the LOC124676652 gene encoding histone H2B.1-like isoform X2, producing the protein MAPKAEKKPAAEKTPAGKKPKAEKRLPAGKTASKEGGEKKGKKKAKKSVETYKIYIFKVLKQVHPDIGISSKAMSIMNSFINDIFEKLAGESAKLARYNKKPTITSREIQTSVRLVLPGELAKHAVSEGTKAVTKFTSS; encoded by the exons ATGGCACCCAAGGCGGAGAAGAAGCCGGCG GCCGAGAAGACCCCCGCTGGGAAGAAGCCCAAGGCCGAGAAGCGGCTGCCGGCGGGCAAGACCGCCTCCAAGGAGGGTGGCgagaagaagggcaagaagaaggccaagaagTCCGTCGAGACCTACAAGATCTAcatcttcaaggtcctcaagcaggTGCACCCGGACATCGGCATCTCCTCCAAGGCCATGTCCATCATGAACTCCTTCATCAACGATATCTTTGAGAAGCTCGCCGGCGAGTCCGCTAAGCTCGCCCGCTACAACAAGAAGCCCACCATCACCTCCCGGGAGATCCAGACCTCCGTCCGCCTCGTCCTCCCTGGCGAGCTCGCCAAGCACGCCGTGTCAGAGGGCACCAAGGCCGTCACCAAGTTCACATCCTCCTAG
- the LOC124676652 gene encoding histone H2B.1-like isoform X3 gives MAPKAEKKPAEKTPAGKKPKAEKRLPAGKTASKEGGEKKGKKKAKKSVETYKIYIFKVLKQVHPDIGISSKAMSIMNSFINDIFEKLAGESAKLARYNKKPTITSREIQTSVRLVLPGELAKHAVSEGTKAVTKFTSS, from the exons ATGGCACCCAAGGCGGAGAAGAAGCCG GCCGAGAAGACCCCCGCTGGGAAGAAGCCCAAGGCCGAGAAGCGGCTGCCGGCGGGCAAGACCGCCTCCAAGGAGGGTGGCgagaagaagggcaagaagaaggccaagaagTCCGTCGAGACCTACAAGATCTAcatcttcaaggtcctcaagcaggTGCACCCGGACATCGGCATCTCCTCCAAGGCCATGTCCATCATGAACTCCTTCATCAACGATATCTTTGAGAAGCTCGCCGGCGAGTCCGCTAAGCTCGCCCGCTACAACAAGAAGCCCACCATCACCTCCCGGGAGATCCAGACCTCCGTCCGCCTCGTCCTCCCTGGCGAGCTCGCCAAGCACGCCGTGTCAGAGGGCACCAAGGCCGTCACCAAGTTCACATCCTCCTAG
- the LOC124676652 gene encoding histone H2B.1-like isoform X1, which translates to MAPKAEKKPAAKKPVEEEPAAEKAEKTPAGKKPKAEKRLPAGKTASKEGGEKKGKKKAKKSVETYKIYIFKVLKQVHPDIGISSKAMSIMNSFINDIFEKLAGESAKLARYNKKPTITSREIQTSVRLVLPGELAKHAVSEGTKAVTKFTSS; encoded by the coding sequence ATGGCACCCAAGGCGGAGAAGAAGCCGGCGGCCAAGAAGCCAGTGGAGGAGGAGCCCGCGGCGGAGAAGGCCGAGAAGACCCCCGCTGGGAAGAAGCCCAAGGCCGAGAAGCGGCTGCCGGCGGGCAAGACCGCCTCCAAGGAGGGTGGCgagaagaagggcaagaagaaggccaagaagTCCGTCGAGACCTACAAGATCTAcatcttcaaggtcctcaagcaggTGCACCCGGACATCGGCATCTCCTCCAAGGCCATGTCCATCATGAACTCCTTCATCAACGATATCTTTGAGAAGCTCGCCGGCGAGTCCGCTAAGCTCGCCCGCTACAACAAGAAGCCCACCATCACCTCCCGGGAGATCCAGACCTCCGTCCGCCTCGTCCTCCCTGGCGAGCTCGCCAAGCACGCCGTGTCAGAGGGCACCAAGGCCGTCACCAAGTTCACATCCTCCTAG
- the LOC124676652 gene encoding histone H2B.1-like isoform X4, which yields MAPKAEKKPAAKKPKPKAEKRLPAGKTASKEGGEKKGKKKAKKSVETYKIYIFKVLKQVHPDIGISSKAMSIMNSFINDIFEKLAGESAKLARYNKKPTITSREIQTSVRLVLPGELAKHAVSEGTKAVTKFTSS from the exons ATGGCACCCAAGGCGGAGAAGAAGCCGGCGGCCAAGAAGCCA AAGCCCAAGGCCGAGAAGCGGCTGCCGGCGGGCAAGACCGCCTCCAAGGAGGGTGGCgagaagaagggcaagaagaaggccaagaagTCCGTCGAGACCTACAAGATCTAcatcttcaaggtcctcaagcaggTGCACCCGGACATCGGCATCTCCTCCAAGGCCATGTCCATCATGAACTCCTTCATCAACGATATCTTTGAGAAGCTCGCCGGCGAGTCCGCTAAGCTCGCCCGCTACAACAAGAAGCCCACCATCACCTCCCGGGAGATCCAGACCTCCGTCCGCCTCGTCCTCCCTGGCGAGCTCGCCAAGCACGCCGTGTCAGAGGGCACCAAGGCCGTCACCAAGTTCACATCCTCCTAG